Proteins encoded by one window of Chryseobacterium foetidum:
- a CDS encoding Crp/Fnr family transcriptional regulator: MSQEQQVVIEERFAKVFNDQSFKERLSEKDYEKYFNAKKKFTFQKHDIIFEDGEIPKGIYVIESGAAKLSKSGAFGKDQILRFIKEGDLIGYRALLCGENFQAKAEAMTDIECTFLPSDIFMHLLEVDSQLSFVMLQKISYELGESSNTITFLAQKTVRERLAEILILLEQKLGTDPEGFIKISLTREEIANIIGTATESAIRLISEFKGDQLIEVDGRNIKILNHDKLMKLGHVVL, translated from the coding sequence ATGTCGCAGGAACAACAAGTTGTCATTGAAGAAAGATTTGCTAAAGTTTTTAATGATCAGTCTTTTAAAGAAAGGCTTTCAGAGAAAGATTACGAAAAATATTTCAATGCCAAAAAGAAATTTACATTTCAAAAACACGATATCATTTTTGAGGACGGAGAAATTCCTAAAGGTATTTACGTCATCGAAAGTGGTGCCGCAAAATTATCAAAATCCGGAGCTTTCGGTAAAGATCAGATTTTAAGATTTATAAAAGAAGGTGACCTCATCGGTTACCGTGCTCTTCTTTGCGGTGAAAATTTTCAGGCAAAAGCAGAAGCAATGACCGATATCGAATGTACTTTTCTTCCTTCAGATATTTTCATGCATCTTTTGGAGGTTGACTCTCAGCTTTCTTTCGTGATGCTTCAGAAAATTTCTTACGAATTGGGAGAATCTTCAAATACCATTACTTTTTTAGCACAGAAAACTGTCAGAGAGAGACTTGCGGAGATTTTAATTTTGCTGGAACAGAAATTAGGAACAGATCCTGAAGGTTTCATCAAAATTTCCTTGACAAGAGAAGAAATTGCCAATATCATTGGTACAGCAACCGAAAGTGCTATCAGACTGATTTCTGAATTTAAAGGTGATCAGCTCATCGAAGTGGACGGCAGGAATATCAAAATTCTCAATCACGACAAACTCATGAAATTAGGACATGTCGTTCTGTAA
- the panB gene encoding 3-methyl-2-oxobutanoate hydroxymethyltransferase: MSVHSEIKRVTTETLRKMKFDKEKITMLTAYDFTTAKMVDAGGVDTVLIGDSAANVMAGFETTLPITLDHMIYHTQSVVRGVERALVIADLPFGTYQSNPDLALESAVRMMKEGGAHAIKIEGGKEISKSIKKIINAGIPIMGHLGLTPQSIYQFGTYKVRAKEEAEAEKLISDAKLLEELGCFGVVLEKIPADLAKRVTESISIPTIGIGAGPYCDGQVLVYHDMVGMNKGFSPKFLRRYLDLYTEITGAVSQYVKDVKSADFPNQNESY; this comes from the coding sequence ATGTCTGTACATTCTGAAATTAAGAGAGTTACGACCGAAACTTTGCGAAAAATGAAATTCGACAAAGAGAAAATCACCATGCTTACCGCTTACGATTTTACCACTGCAAAAATGGTTGATGCCGGTGGAGTAGATACCGTCCTTATCGGCGACTCGGCAGCAAATGTGATGGCGGGTTTTGAAACCACCCTTCCAATTACTTTGGATCACATGATTTATCATACTCAGAGTGTGGTGAGAGGAGTAGAGAGAGCTTTGGTAATTGCCGATTTACCGTTCGGAACCTATCAGAGTAATCCCGATCTGGCTTTGGAATCTGCCGTACGAATGATGAAAGAAGGTGGTGCTCATGCTATCAAAATTGAAGGTGGAAAAGAAATTTCAAAATCAATCAAGAAAATCATCAATGCCGGAATTCCTATTATGGGGCATTTGGGATTGACTCCTCAGTCGATTTATCAGTTCGGAACCTATAAAGTACGAGCTAAAGAAGAAGCTGAAGCTGAAAAACTGATTAGTGATGCAAAATTGCTTGAGGAATTAGGCTGTTTCGGTGTGGTTTTAGAAAAAATCCCTGCAGATTTGGCTAAAAGGGTGACGGAAAGTATATCAATTCCAACGATCGGAATTGGAGCTGGTCCTTATTGCGATGGACAGGTTTTGGTGTATCACGATATGGTTGGTATGAATAAAGGTTTCTCTCCGAAATTTTTGAGAAGATATTTAGATTTATATACTGAAATTACCGGTGCGGTTTCACAATATGTCAAAGATGTGAAGTCGGCTGATTTTCCTAATCAAAATGAAAGTTATTAA
- a CDS encoding FAD-dependent oxidoreductase, with amino-acid sequence MIKKDAIIIGSGQAGNPLALKLSGAGWKTVLIEKSEDMLGGVCVNVGCTPSKTLIASAKVMHRIKTSGKHGISAPELIDFEITQDRKNKIVEDSRKGVKKNLSEAENLELIFGTASFSGEKTISVQKENGETLEFTAPYIFINAGCRPARLKTDGLDDVKWYNSTEYSN; translated from the coding sequence ATGATAAAAAAAGACGCCATCATTATCGGTTCCGGACAGGCAGGAAATCCACTCGCTTTAAAATTATCCGGTGCCGGCTGGAAAACTGTGCTTATCGAAAAATCTGAAGATATGCTTGGCGGCGTCTGCGTAAACGTCGGTTGTACGCCAAGTAAAACACTGATAGCTTCGGCCAAAGTCATGCACAGGATAAAAACTTCCGGGAAACATGGGATTTCGGCTCCGGAGTTGATAGATTTTGAAATTACTCAGGATAGGAAAAACAAAATTGTAGAAGATTCGAGAAAAGGGGTGAAGAAAAATCTAAGTGAAGCCGAAAACCTTGAGTTGATATTTGGAACAGCATCATTCAGTGGAGAAAAAACAATTTCTGTTCAAAAAGAAAACGGGGAAACTCTAGAATTTACAGCACCTTACATTTTCATTAACGCCGGATGCAGACCTGCACGTCTAAAAACCGACGGACTTGATGATGTAAAATGGTACAATTCAACAGAATACTCGAACTGA
- a CDS encoding outer membrane beta-barrel family protein has translation MKKTLITLSFLGSIFAFAQEKPTEAPKEKQIDGVTITKTKKAIEQKADRTIFDFSEQAHLNNGSVMEGVKKLPGLVASEMVGMMYQGKPLEVYMDGRPLNISSNELTAFLEGMPANSVDRIEVITQPGAEFPATSGGAIMNIITSKSAKNYLTAVYNGGYRFSNYDKYRSRFNNSISLNSRNKWFGWQVNLGQYYRESLSDSQFDLLTKNHSSSVGRTYYVNSAFTFELGKDRLLVNYDVSHNNNNSDITTDIFLNGRSTTDYLSNSEGLRQEVSATYQKKFDDKNKKLDFKFTFNDSDSEFSQKNAANLSFFDLENSSKFNLYNFKVDYSQPLKILNEGKMSFGALYDQQDFQALNRSTVNLDYSRQTLAGYLEFQATLKKFDFIAGARAENYDISGITRALDNTGTLVQKDLIPFKKFKVFPNASIQYNLMKQLFANLNYNKKITLPSISVLNPNNTTLGTSVVTSSGNPNLQPTIYDNAEFKISAFDYAFISYNTSWVKDQIVQRITRNNNLISNEQVQVNRLRTHNFNFGLPIPFMLFNTPFSELMKFNVNPDKMNLLYLYAGYQLQELPDIKTKGFWVYSIMGQFILPKDIRLQANYNILTPKGNYFYFEIDKPLNNALDITVSKKFMSDRLNLSLYARDIFNQNKSVLLARSVGGTVFTSNKFDSRSFGVSVNYKIPTKNKLAKEDPNMIKSTNQGESNGGILQQGQ, from the coding sequence ATGAAAAAAACACTTATTACCCTCTCATTTTTAGGAAGTATTTTTGCATTCGCACAGGAAAAACCGACTGAAGCTCCCAAAGAAAAACAAATTGATGGCGTAACCATCACGAAAACCAAAAAGGCAATCGAGCAGAAAGCCGACCGTACGATTTTTGATTTTTCTGAACAGGCACACCTCAACAACGGTTCTGTAATGGAAGGCGTGAAAAAACTCCCAGGTCTTGTAGCCTCTGAAATGGTGGGAATGATGTATCAGGGAAAACCACTCGAAGTCTACATGGACGGCCGCCCTCTGAATATTTCAAGCAACGAACTTACTGCTTTTCTTGAAGGAATGCCTGCCAATTCTGTGGACAGAATCGAGGTAATCACTCAGCCTGGCGCGGAATTTCCGGCTACTTCGGGAGGTGCGATTATGAATATTATCACCAGCAAATCTGCGAAAAATTATCTCACTGCCGTTTACAACGGAGGTTACCGTTTTTCAAATTATGACAAATACAGAAGCAGATTTAATAATTCTATTTCATTAAATTCGAGAAATAAATGGTTTGGATGGCAGGTAAATTTAGGACAGTATTACCGTGAAAGCCTTTCTGATTCTCAGTTTGATCTTTTAACAAAGAACCATTCCAGCTCTGTGGGAAGAACATATTATGTAAATTCCGCATTTACTTTTGAGCTTGGGAAAGACAGATTACTGGTAAACTATGACGTGAGCCACAACAACAATAATTCTGATATTACAACAGATATTTTCCTGAACGGCAGAAGCACAACAGATTACCTGAGTAACTCTGAAGGTCTGAGACAGGAAGTTTCGGCAACATATCAGAAAAAATTTGATGATAAAAACAAAAAGCTTGATTTCAAATTTACTTTCAACGACAGCGATTCTGAATTCAGCCAAAAAAACGCTGCCAATTTATCGTTTTTCGATCTTGAAAATTCATCAAAATTCAACCTTTATAATTTTAAAGTAGATTATTCCCAACCATTGAAGATTTTAAATGAAGGGAAAATGAGCTTTGGTGCACTTTACGATCAGCAGGATTTTCAGGCTTTGAACAGAAGTACCGTAAATCTTGATTACTCAAGACAGACACTTGCCGGATATTTGGAATTTCAGGCTACATTGAAAAAATTTGATTTCATTGCCGGAGCAAGAGCCGAAAACTACGATATTTCAGGAATTACGAGAGCTTTAGACAATACGGGAACTTTAGTACAGAAAGATTTGATTCCGTTTAAAAAGTTTAAAGTATTTCCGAATGCGAGTATTCAGTACAATTTGATGAAGCAGCTTTTTGCTAATTTAAACTATAATAAAAAAATCACGTTACCTAGTATTTCTGTCTTAAACCCAAACAACACGACTTTGGGAACAAGCGTTGTAACATCAAGCGGAAACCCAAATCTTCAGCCTACGATTTATGACAATGCAGAATTTAAAATCAGTGCTTTTGATTATGCATTCATCAGCTACAACACAAGTTGGGTGAAAGACCAGATTGTGCAGAGAATCACCAGAAACAATAACCTCATCAGCAATGAACAGGTGCAGGTGAACAGGTTGAGAACGCATAATTTTAATTTCGGTTTGCCGATTCCGTTTATGTTGTTTAATACGCCTTTCAGTGAGCTGATGAAGTTTAATGTAAATCCTGATAAAATGAATTTGCTTTATCTTTATGCAGGATACCAACTTCAGGAATTGCCGGATATCAAAACCAAAGGTTTTTGGGTGTACAGCATTATGGGACAGTTTATTCTTCCGAAAGATATTAGATTGCAGGCAAATTACAATATTTTAACTCCAAAAGGTAATTATTTCTATTTTGAAATCGACAAACCTTTGAACAATGCTTTAGACATCACGGTTTCAAAGAAATTTATGAGTGACCGGCTGAATCTTTCACTTTATGCGAGAGATATTTTTAATCAGAACAAAAGTGTGCTCCTCGCCCGTTCAGTCGGTGGAACCGTTTTTACTTCAAACAAATTTGACAGCCGCAGCTTCGGAGTTTCAGTAAATTATAAAATCCCGACCAAAAACAAGTTGGCAAAAGAGGATCCGAATATGATCAAATCTACCAACCAGGGCGAAAGCAATGGTGGAATTTTGCAGCAGGGACAGTAA
- a CDS encoding DUF5694 domain-containing protein: MTDTFEHHLKLKLMNINRLLIPLLLLLAAKIYAQKIPYDKLSIYKTKFDDAVPVLNVATFHMGKTSDANSTEFNEHDLKNQLEVKKVAKLLAEFKPTIIVIEDLPQNDSLRNLSYQKYIKNPEFKFENPDERELLAYEVGRLSNSKKIYGIDFKEKYNYKIGYFVPNKTDRKTNDAYWKLLEDNEQKNHEDGIPFYDLFKLNNHPQYLESLININADMLTYISTKGKSEGADEAAKFYHRNLVMFSNLNQIPTDKNDRIFVLMGGAHTAFFMDFLRRSPKYRVENVFDYLK, from the coding sequence ATGACTGATACTTTTGAGCATCATTTAAAATTAAAACTCATGAACATCAACAGACTTCTTATTCCGTTATTGCTTTTGTTAGCTGCAAAAATATATGCCCAAAAAATCCCGTATGACAAACTTAGCATTTATAAAACAAAATTTGATGATGCTGTTCCCGTTCTGAATGTCGCCACTTTCCACATGGGCAAGACTTCAGATGCCAACAGTACAGAATTTAATGAACATGACTTGAAAAACCAGCTTGAAGTAAAGAAAGTAGCAAAACTTTTAGCAGAATTTAAACCTACAATTATTGTGATTGAAGACTTACCGCAAAATGACAGTTTGAGAAATCTAAGTTATCAGAAATACATCAAAAATCCTGAATTCAAATTTGAAAATCCCGATGAAAGAGAACTTTTAGCTTACGAAGTCGGGAGATTGAGTAATTCCAAAAAGATTTACGGCATTGATTTTAAAGAAAAATACAACTACAAAATCGGATATTTCGTTCCCAATAAAACTGATCGAAAAACGAATGATGCTTACTGGAAACTGTTGGAAGACAATGAGCAAAAGAATCATGAGGACGGAATACCGTTTTATGATTTGTTTAAACTTAATAATCATCCGCAGTATTTGGAAAGTTTAATCAACATCAATGCAGATATGCTGACGTATATTTCAACCAAAGGTAAATCTGAAGGTGCTGATGAAGCCGCAAAATTTTATCATCGAAATCTTGTGATGTTTTCAAATTTAAACCAAATTCCAACCGATAAAAATGACAGAATATTTGTTTTAATGGGCGGCGCTCACACAGCATTTTTTATGGATTTCCTGAGAAGAAGTCCGAAATATCGAGTGGAAAATGTTTTTGATTATTTGAAGTGA
- a CDS encoding FAD-dependent oxidoreductase — protein MVQFNRILELTEIPKKLIVIGSGYIGLELGQMYSRFGSEVTIVEKACQIMSNEDPDVANDLQKILEEEGLKFHLNAEIEKVEEKDNKITLNFTKEKKQHRIEGTHLLIVTGRKSNADSLHLEKAGIKTDDKEYIKVNSKLETNVDGVYALGDIKGGPQFTHIAYNDYVIVSDNIVDEKEGSTEGRIIPYTVFTDPQVGRVGLSEKEAKDKKLNFSVVKIAGKRITRGLESAETQGLWKAIVDKDSGLILGAAIIGSEGGEIASIIQMAMKGKIPAKDLATFIFSHPTYSESLNTLFDGLD, from the coding sequence ATGGTACAATTCAACAGAATACTCGAACTGACCGAGATTCCCAAAAAGTTAATCGTGATTGGAAGCGGCTACATCGGTCTGGAACTGGGTCAAATGTACAGCCGGTTCGGTAGTGAAGTAACAATTGTGGAAAAAGCCTGTCAGATCATGTCTAATGAGGATCCGGATGTTGCGAACGATCTCCAGAAAATATTAGAAGAAGAAGGATTGAAATTCCACCTGAATGCAGAAATTGAAAAAGTAGAGGAGAAGGATAATAAAATTACCTTAAATTTTACCAAAGAAAAGAAACAGCATCGGATCGAAGGGACGCATCTTTTAATTGTGACCGGAAGAAAATCCAACGCTGACAGTCTGCATTTGGAAAAGGCAGGGATCAAAACCGACGATAAAGAATACATTAAGGTAAATTCTAAACTGGAAACCAATGTTGACGGTGTCTACGCGCTGGGAGACATCAAAGGTGGTCCGCAGTTCACGCATATTGCATACAACGATTATGTTATCGTAAGCGATAATATTGTAGATGAAAAAGAAGGTTCTACAGAGGGAAGAATTATTCCATACACAGTCTTTACAGATCCGCAGGTTGGCAGAGTAGGCCTGTCTGAAAAGGAAGCCAAAGATAAAAAACTAAATTTTTCGGTTGTAAAAATAGCTGGGAAACGAATCACCCGCGGTCTGGAATCTGCAGAAACTCAAGGTTTGTGGAAGGCGATTGTAGATAAAGATTCAGGTTTAATTTTAGGTGCTGCAATTATTGGCAGCGAAGGTGGTGAGATAGCTTCAATCATTCAAATGGCGATGAAAGGAAAGATTCCTGCCAAAGATTTAGCAACATTTATTTTCTCCCATCCCACATACTCTGAATCTCTGAATACTTTATTTGACGGACTGGATTGA
- a CDS encoding sensor histidine kinase codes for MKIEKFFYLHIFFWVIYLIGSVILPTIAYGFSAVILDLTFFVASFICFYVNYFLVVPVFFHADKIYRSIFAFFLSVSCFVMIRYCIEQWLFPIAFNIRNYPEDTNIFYYFFDNVFYSSTTIFISTAFWFFKYFINAEKEKSQLIEAKKNADLQALKTQINPHFIFNSLNNIYALVYQNSEKALPAIEELGRLLRYSTKDLEKDFITLDKEIGYLDSLISLEKLRINNPELLIVEKKIDHPKLSISPMILVPFVENAFKHGDFRNKGFEMKISDENKMLQFYFLNFKKERTKDTVSGIGIENVRKRLEILYPEKYQLNIVETETDFTVDLKIDLNEEN; via the coding sequence ATGAAAATTGAAAAATTCTTTTATCTGCATATTTTTTTCTGGGTGATTTACCTTATCGGCTCCGTCATCCTTCCTACAATTGCGTACGGTTTCAGTGCTGTGATTCTTGATCTGACTTTTTTCGTGGCAAGTTTTATATGTTTTTATGTAAACTATTTCCTTGTGGTGCCTGTCTTTTTTCATGCAGATAAAATTTACCGCTCCATTTTTGCATTTTTCCTGAGTGTAAGCTGCTTTGTAATGATTCGCTACTGTATTGAGCAGTGGCTTTTTCCAATAGCTTTTAACATTAGAAATTATCCTGAAGACACCAATATTTTCTACTATTTTTTCGACAATGTCTTTTACAGCAGCACGACCATCTTCATCAGTACGGCGTTTTGGTTTTTTAAATATTTCATTAATGCTGAAAAAGAAAAATCACAACTGATTGAAGCGAAAAAAAATGCAGATTTGCAGGCCTTGAAAACTCAGATAAATCCTCATTTTATTTTTAATTCTTTAAATAATATTTATGCGCTGGTTTATCAGAATTCCGAAAAAGCGCTGCCTGCCATCGAAGAATTGGGGCGGTTATTAAGATACAGTACGAAAGATTTGGAAAAAGATTTTATTACTTTGGATAAAGAAATCGGTTATCTCGACAGTTTAATCTCTTTGGAAAAACTCAGAATTAATAATCCTGAATTGTTGATTGTTGAGAAAAAGATAGATCATCCAAAACTCAGTATCTCACCGATGATTTTAGTTCCGTTTGTCGAAAATGCCTTCAAACACGGTGATTTCAGAAATAAAGGTTTTGAAATGAAGATTTCAGATGAAAATAAAATGCTTCAGTTTTATTTTTTAAATTTTAAAAAAGAACGAACGAAAGATACTGTTTCCGGAATCGGAATTGAAAATGTGCGAAAGCGTCTGGAGATTTTATATCCTGAAAAGTACCAACTGAATATTGTTGAAACCGAAACCGATTTCACGGTAGATTTAAAGATTGATTTGAATGAAGAAAATTAA
- a CDS encoding RluA family pseudouridine synthase: protein MEEQIVYEDNHLLVINKKVGQLVQGDKTGDLSLLELIKDFIKKRDNKPGNVFLGLVHRIDRPTSGLVIYAKTSKALSRLTQMVKNREVKKTYWAVVAKEMIPQSQRLVHYLQKNEKNNKAIVFPKATEGAKESILTYNVIKTLDNYLLLEIDLETGRHHQIRAQLSKTGVPIKGDLKYGAPRSNPDGGINLHARKLNFIHPVTKEEVEIIAPVPQNDAIWRACDE from the coding sequence ATGGAAGAGCAGATTGTTTATGAGGACAACCATCTTTTAGTCATCAATAAAAAAGTGGGACAGCTTGTGCAGGGTGATAAAACAGGTGATTTGTCTTTATTGGAATTGATCAAAGATTTTATCAAAAAAAGAGACAACAAACCCGGAAATGTTTTTTTGGGTTTGGTTCACCGTATCGACAGGCCGACTTCGGGATTGGTTATTTATGCTAAAACTTCCAAAGCTTTGTCAAGATTGACTCAAATGGTCAAAAACCGAGAGGTAAAGAAGACTTATTGGGCTGTTGTGGCTAAAGAGATGATTCCGCAAAGCCAAAGGTTGGTTCATTATCTACAGAAAAACGAAAAAAATAATAAAGCCATTGTTTTCCCAAAAGCTACCGAAGGAGCTAAGGAATCGATTCTTACTTACAACGTCATCAAAACTTTAGATAATTATCTTCTGCTGGAAATCGATTTGGAAACAGGAAGACATCATCAAATCCGGGCACAATTATCAAAAACGGGAGTTCCGATAAAAGGTGATTTAAAGTATGGAGCGCCACGTTCAAATCCAGATGGTGGAATTAATCTTCATGCAAGGAAACTAAACTTTATTCACCCTGTTACAAAAGAAGAGGTAGAAATAATTGCTCCTGTTCCGCAGAATGATGCGATTTGGCGGGCTTGTGACGAATAA
- a CDS encoding heavy metal translocating P-type ATPase has translation MSENCFHCGQEIEKERILFDEKLFCCAGCKSVFEILNTNNLGNFYELNKKAGIRPDENSSQFDYLDTPEIFDRVADFSEGNTSLVTFRIPVIHCSSCIWLLESLHTLNKDIHYSQVNFTRKTLQVSFNHNELKLSDLAKFLTNLGYKPAINLETAEKNEDHLDKSLLVKLAIAGFAFGNGMFLAFPEYIGGEDYWMDHYKGLFRFLMFLLSVPVVFYSASDYYKSAWYGLKNKIVNIDVPIVLGIFVLFGRSIYEVATDYGPGYFDTLCGLLFFMLLGKIFQKRTYSSLSYDRDYKSFYPIAVTKVDFHGKQENILLSEIKIGDRILVRNHEIIPVDAILISGNGNIDNSFITGESESISKKAGDKIFAGGKQIGSSLELEVIKNVDQSYLTQLWNKEAFKKHETGLDTLINNISKYFTFIILGIALVAGIYWYFIDLETMFQVISAVLIIACPCALALSSPFTFGHIMRILGRNKFYVKDTLTIEKIAKVNTLVFDKTGTITHRKKSNIRYEGSEIQEFDLLNIKSLLKNSNHPLSKSLYEFLDIKDDYFPVDNFEEISGKGYEASVRSNVYKIGSAKYNNQESKNLETAVYISRNDQFIGKFIFKNEYRENLKNLFRKLTSYKIFILSGDNSSEENQLQEIIPNYSSMAFNQNPEDKLNYIKNLQDQGLKVIMLGDGLNDAGALKQSNVGIAISDDSNSFTPSSDVIMNGEKVSQLDNYLQVCKGSIMIVKLTFLISFLYNVVGLTFAVTGNMSPLFAALIMPASSITVISFTTISTWILGRKYFRKQA, from the coding sequence GTGAGCGAGAACTGTTTTCATTGTGGTCAGGAGATAGAAAAAGAGCGTATTTTATTTGATGAAAAGCTCTTTTGCTGTGCAGGATGTAAGTCTGTTTTTGAAATTCTGAACACCAACAATCTCGGTAATTTTTACGAACTCAACAAAAAAGCAGGGATCAGACCTGATGAAAATTCATCACAATTCGATTACCTCGACACCCCTGAAATTTTTGACCGTGTTGCCGATTTTTCTGAAGGAAACACCAGTCTTGTCACTTTCAGAATTCCTGTTATTCACTGCTCATCTTGCATTTGGCTTCTGGAAAGTCTGCATACCCTCAACAAAGACATTCATTATTCTCAGGTCAATTTTACAAGAAAGACCCTGCAGGTTTCATTCAACCATAACGAATTAAAATTAAGTGATTTAGCTAAATTTTTAACGAATCTTGGATATAAACCCGCCATCAATCTCGAAACTGCCGAGAAAAATGAAGATCATTTAGATAAATCTTTACTGGTAAAACTGGCCATCGCAGGTTTCGCCTTCGGAAACGGAATGTTTTTAGCCTTCCCCGAGTACATCGGTGGTGAAGATTACTGGATGGATCATTACAAGGGATTATTCAGATTTCTGATGTTTCTGCTTTCCGTTCCTGTTGTATTTTATTCAGCTTCAGACTATTACAAATCCGCATGGTATGGTTTAAAAAATAAAATCGTCAATATCGATGTTCCGATTGTGCTGGGAATTTTTGTATTGTTCGGACGAAGTATCTACGAAGTGGCAACCGATTACGGACCTGGATATTTTGACACCCTGTGCGGACTTTTATTCTTCATGCTTTTAGGGAAAATCTTCCAGAAAAGAACCTACAGCTCTCTTTCTTACGACAGAGATTACAAATCTTTCTATCCGATTGCTGTTACCAAAGTTGATTTTCATGGAAAACAGGAAAATATTTTACTTTCTGAAATTAAAATCGGCGACAGAATTTTAGTTAGAAATCATGAAATTATTCCTGTTGATGCCATCTTAATCAGCGGAAACGGAAATATCGACAACAGCTTTATCACTGGAGAAAGTGAAAGCATCAGCAAAAAAGCGGGCGACAAAATTTTTGCCGGAGGAAAACAAATCGGTTCTTCCCTTGAGCTTGAAGTGATTAAAAACGTCGATCAAAGTTACCTTACCCAACTTTGGAACAAAGAAGCCTTCAAAAAACACGAAACCGGACTTGATACTTTAATCAACAACATCAGTAAATATTTCACTTTCATTATTTTAGGAATTGCACTGGTGGCCGGAATTTATTGGTATTTCATTGATTTGGAAACCATGTTTCAGGTGATTTCAGCGGTTTTAATTATTGCCTGTCCTTGTGCCTTAGCCTTGTCTTCTCCGTTTACTTTTGGCCATATCATGAGAATTTTAGGCAGAAATAAATTCTATGTAAAAGACACATTAACGATTGAGAAAATTGCGAAAGTCAACACTTTGGTTTTTGATAAAACAGGAACCATAACGCACAGAAAAAAATCCAACATCAGATACGAAGGCTCTGAAATTCAGGAATTTGATCTGCTGAACATTAAAAGTTTGCTTAAAAATTCAAATCACCCGCTGTCGAAATCACTATATGAATTCTTAGACATCAAAGATGATTATTTTCCGGTAGACAATTTTGAAGAAATTTCAGGTAAGGGTTACGAAGCAAGTGTAAGAAGCAATGTTTACAAAATTGGTTCTGCAAAATACAATAATCAAGAATCTAAAAATCTTGAAACCGCAGTTTACATCAGCAGGAACGATCAGTTCATCGGAAAATTTATTTTTAAAAATGAATACCGTGAAAACCTTAAAAATCTCTTTAGAAAACTTACCAGTTATAAGATTTTTATTCTGAGCGGAGACAATTCTTCCGAGGAAAATCAGCTTCAGGAAATCATCCCGAATTACAGTTCGATGGCCTTCAATCAAAATCCGGAAGACAAACTCAATTACATTAAAAATCTTCAGGATCAGGGCTTGAAAGTAATCATGTTGGGCGACGGATTAAACGATGCCGGAGCTTTAAAACAAAGCAACGTCGGAATTGCGATTTCTGACGACAGTAACAGCTTTACACCCTCTTCCGATGTGATTATGAACGGTGAAAAAGTTTCACAGTTAGACAATTATTTACAAGTCTGCAAAGGTTCAATTATGATTGTAAAACTCACCTTCCTGATCAGCTTTCTGTATAATGTCGTGGGTCTTACCTTTGCCGTAACCGGAAATATGAGTCCGCTTTTTGCGGCTTTGATTATGCCGGCGAGTTCGATCACCGTAATTTCGTTTACCACAATTTCAACTTGGATTTTGGGACGGAAATATTTCCGTAAACAAGCTTAA
- the ccoS gene encoding cbb3-type cytochrome oxidase assembly protein CcoS has product MDILYLMILCSVSLAAVFLVVFIIYARKGQFEDDESPAVRILFDSGEIKDKKKTQDEEKEKEEIKNKFEDKSE; this is encoded by the coding sequence ATGGATATTCTGTATTTAATGATCCTTTGCAGTGTTTCTTTAGCTGCAGTTTTTCTGGTAGTTTTTATCATCTATGCCAGAAAAGGACAGTTTGAAGATGACGAATCGCCCGCTGTAAGAATTCTTTTTGACTCTGGTGAAATCAAGGATAAAAAGAAAACACAGGACGAAGAAAAAGAGAAAGAGGAGATTAAAAATAAATTTGAAGATAAAAGTGAATAG